A single genomic interval of Mycobacterium sp. DL592 harbors:
- the dcd gene encoding dCTP deaminase, producing MLLSDRDIRAAISDGRLGIDPFDDTLVQPSSVDVRLDNLFRVFNNTRYTHIDPAKQQDELTSLVEPAEGEPFVLHPGEFVLGSTLECCTLPDDLAGRLEGKSSLGRLGLLTHSTAGFIDPGFSGHITLELSNVANLPITLWPGMKIGQLCLLRLTSPAEHPYGSASVGSKYQGQRGPTPSRSYQNFIQSPRGE from the coding sequence GTGCTGCTCTCAGATCGTGACATCCGCGCCGCCATCTCCGACGGGCGACTCGGCATTGACCCGTTCGACGACACCCTCGTGCAGCCGTCGAGCGTCGACGTCCGGCTCGACAACCTGTTCCGGGTCTTCAACAACACCCGCTACACCCACATCGACCCGGCCAAGCAGCAAGACGAGCTCACCAGCCTCGTTGAGCCTGCCGAGGGCGAGCCGTTCGTGCTGCACCCCGGCGAATTCGTCCTCGGCTCCACCCTGGAGTGCTGCACCCTGCCCGACGACCTCGCCGGCCGCCTGGAAGGCAAGTCCTCGCTGGGCCGGCTGGGCCTGCTCACACACTCCACCGCAGGGTTCATCGACCCAGGCTTCTCCGGGCACATCACCCTGGAGCTGTCCAACGTCGCCAACCTGCCGATCACCCTCTGGCCGGGGATGAAAATCGGCCAGCTGTGCCTGCTGCGGCTGACCAGCCCCGCCGAACATCCCTACGGCAGCGCCAGCGTCGGCTCGAAGTACCAGGGCCAACGCGGTCCCACACCGTCGCGCTCGTATCAGAACTTCATCCAGTCGCCGCGGGGCGAGTAA
- a CDS encoding tyrosine-type recombinase/integrase, which yields MPRQRLSPGEHGKITDTRRGEIFYATTYVRLHSGKLREREASSRKSAEDARRELKRRIAAELAAGEPTGVINRRTTLSELFEAWLPAKIAEDRIGERTATLYRDTWRLHGEQQLGSLRIGELATSRADAHLKALPSSAAIYMRIILSGMYGMAARFDVVKHNPMRETRTAKTERKPARALTAMELTRVREAVKVWCEHAGPGPRRGRMLPAFVELLAATGVRPGEVLAIRWADVDLLGTPPTVTVAGTVVDAGRVGGKPLHRQDERKGRAPAHTVTLPEFGAHVLAELFGVTGPDGTVLKNRDGGLVSLSNIRSSLREALAPHEDLKWVTPHSFRRTVGTVVRDGLGVEAAQHQLGHAQLATTEGHYVQRVTAGPDTRAVLDKWSSNGNG from the coding sequence ATGCCTAGACAGCGCCTCTCCCCTGGCGAGCATGGCAAGATCACCGACACTCGGCGCGGTGAAATCTTCTACGCCACAACTTATGTCCGACTGCACAGCGGGAAGCTGCGTGAGCGGGAGGCATCGTCACGGAAGTCCGCCGAGGACGCCCGCCGGGAGCTGAAACGACGTATCGCCGCGGAGCTGGCGGCTGGGGAGCCGACCGGTGTGATCAACCGTCGGACAACACTTTCCGAGCTATTCGAGGCGTGGCTGCCAGCGAAGATCGCCGAGGATCGGATCGGCGAGCGCACCGCGACTCTGTACCGGGATACGTGGCGGCTGCACGGTGAGCAGCAACTCGGCTCGCTGCGCATCGGTGAGTTGGCGACCAGTCGTGCCGACGCTCATCTGAAAGCGTTGCCATCGTCGGCGGCGATCTACATGCGAATCATCTTGTCGGGCATGTACGGCATGGCCGCCCGGTTCGACGTCGTGAAGCACAATCCGATGCGCGAGACCAGAACCGCCAAGACCGAGCGTAAACCGGCGCGCGCACTCACCGCGATGGAACTCACCCGGGTGCGCGAAGCGGTCAAGGTCTGGTGCGAGCATGCGGGCCCGGGGCCGCGGCGCGGCCGGATGCTGCCGGCGTTCGTGGAGTTGCTCGCGGCGACCGGAGTGCGGCCCGGGGAGGTGCTGGCGATCAGATGGGCCGATGTTGACCTGCTCGGCACTCCACCAACCGTGACCGTCGCGGGAACCGTCGTCGACGCCGGAAGGGTGGGCGGAAAACCGTTGCACCGTCAGGACGAGCGCAAGGGGCGGGCACCGGCACACACCGTCACACTTCCCGAGTTCGGCGCCCATGTGCTCGCGGAGTTGTTCGGCGTCACTGGACCGGACGGCACGGTGCTCAAGAACCGGGACGGCGGCCTGGTGAGTCTGTCGAACATCCGGTCGTCGCTGCGGGAAGCGCTCGCGCCACACGAGGATCTGAAGTGGGTGACCCCGCACAGCTTCCGACGCACCGTCGGGACGGTGGTCCGGGACGGACTCGGTGTTGAGGCCGCGCAGCACCAGCTCGGGCATGCGCAGCTCGCGACGACCGAGGGGCACTATGTGCAGCGGGTCACGGCGGGGCCGGATACCCGCGCTGTGCTGGACAAGTGGTCCAGCAACGGAAATGGCTGA
- a CDS encoding tyrosine-type recombinase/integrase has translation MSANDLSRARVARRKANSLRLKLVRRGDVFWLRDETGGLLLKGDISRLENYLAERFVARQPGPAAHRIPEAWAPMITDYCLELAAAGQTAPTIRARRLGLARIARGLGVPPEDVTGDQLKHWFGGQTQWGLNTRRQYRSVARGFFSWAYKTGRVTDYLGDHLPKVRESVPSPRPVPDQIWRDALAAADARVTVMLRLSAEAGMRRAEVAQVHTNDLVDGAGGAQLLVHGKGNKQRLVPISDELASVVRAGPGGHTPGLPATGYLFPSRIEGVPLTAEYVGVLVGRVLPEAYSMHKLRHRYATRAYRGTRNLRAVQQLLGHASIATTERYTAVDDDEVRATAMAAVL, from the coding sequence ATGAGCGCCAACGATCTGAGTCGAGCCCGCGTCGCACGACGAAAGGCCAACAGCCTCAGACTAAAGCTGGTTCGGCGCGGTGATGTGTTCTGGCTACGCGACGAGACCGGCGGCCTGCTGCTAAAGGGCGACATCTCAAGGCTCGAAAACTATCTCGCTGAGCGATTCGTGGCACGCCAACCGGGACCGGCGGCCCACCGCATTCCAGAGGCCTGGGCACCGATGATCACGGACTACTGCCTTGAACTCGCTGCCGCGGGACAGACCGCACCAACTATCCGCGCCCGCCGACTCGGACTGGCCCGCATAGCCCGCGGCCTCGGTGTGCCGCCCGAAGACGTAACCGGCGACCAGTTGAAGCATTGGTTCGGCGGCCAAACCCAATGGGGTCTCAACACCCGTCGCCAATACCGTTCTGTGGCGCGTGGCTTCTTTTCCTGGGCATACAAGACCGGCCGCGTAACCGACTATCTCGGCGATCATCTTCCCAAGGTGCGTGAGTCGGTACCGTCTCCTCGCCCGGTACCCGACCAGATATGGCGCGACGCGCTGGCCGCTGCGGATGCGAGGGTCACGGTGATGCTGCGCCTGTCGGCTGAGGCCGGGATGCGCCGGGCTGAGGTGGCCCAGGTCCACACCAACGATCTCGTCGACGGTGCTGGCGGAGCCCAACTGCTGGTGCACGGAAAAGGGAACAAGCAGCGGCTGGTGCCGATTAGCGATGAGCTCGCGTCGGTGGTGCGAGCCGGACCGGGCGGGCACACCCCGGGTCTGCCGGCCACGGGCTATCTCTTTCCGTCGCGGATCGAGGGCGTGCCGCTGACGGCCGAGTACGTCGGTGTACTCGTTGGCCGCGTACTTCCCGAGGCGTACTCCATGCACAAGCTGCGCCACCGGTACGCCACCCGCGCGTATCGCGGGACCCGTAATCTCCGGGCGGTGCAGCAGCTTCTCGGGCACGCCAGCATCGCCACGACTGAGCGCTACACCGCTGTCGATGACGACGAGGTCCGGGCTACTGCGATGGCGGCTGTGCTGTGA
- a CDS encoding helix-turn-helix domain-containing protein, whose translation MLLRDRRPSAQLSDFIDRLRRTVAKSGVSSPNTGADARNVGNCGDSSDYRPYDVLTTGEAAAILGITANGVRDLARRGRIPAHRAGGSWLYPATSIVTLAERRAAKRG comes from the coding sequence ATGCTGTTACGCGATCGCCGACCATCAGCTCAGCTGAGCGATTTCATTGACCGGTTGCGGAGAACTGTTGCGAAATCTGGCGTTTCATCGCCCAATACTGGTGCAGACGCCAGAAATGTTGGCAATTGTGGTGATTCGTCGGACTATCGACCCTATGACGTGCTCACGACCGGCGAGGCTGCAGCCATACTCGGCATCACCGCCAACGGCGTTCGTGATCTCGCGCGCCGTGGGCGGATACCAGCCCACCGGGCCGGGGGCAGTTGGCTCTACCCCGCGACAAGCATCGTCACCCTTGCTGAGAGGCGCGCAGCCAAGCGGGGGTAG
- a CDS encoding capsid cement protein — MSTTITTGVGIYAPGDNITGEATGTIAAKTFLAISGDRSTTTGGNIAVVTATAAGRVCGVARNSAAAGELVTIARGNSRVVKVTASGTIAAFAEVQVGANGAAVTKTSGIAVGYALTGASSGADAEISLY, encoded by the coding sequence ATGTCGACCACGATCACCACCGGAGTCGGGATCTACGCCCCCGGCGACAACATCACCGGCGAAGCAACCGGCACCATCGCAGCCAAGACCTTCCTCGCCATCAGCGGCGACCGATCGACCACCACCGGCGGCAACATCGCCGTCGTGACCGCCACCGCAGCCGGCCGGGTCTGCGGCGTGGCCCGCAACAGCGCCGCGGCCGGAGAACTCGTCACCATCGCCCGCGGAAACTCCCGCGTCGTCAAGGTCACCGCGTCGGGCACCATCGCCGCGTTCGCCGAGGTCCAGGTCGGTGCCAACGGCGCCGCCGTAACCAAGACGTCCGGTATCGCGGTCGGCTACGCGCTCACCGGTGCCAGCTCCGGCGCCGACGCCGAAATCTCGCTCTACTGA
- a CDS encoding major capsid protein yields MPSALLPSLSGRQLTVDVALNQPTIIRNRIAQLMDDQIVLDKLFHGFGARVEGGGIIYSVVQASDFYTSDVEKRAPGGEYKVVEGVDPDPKLAVVADWGGRFQVTDEQRIRNAVSYLDQQSTQLANTLARKLDIAALAAIEAAIDSANTVTGNNWGAQVFVGPLASITASAARPTADFSAAQLKSDLQELGVKHNLLIVHPNEAAALRTAYAENLDDMLKSAGLELFANPRMTAGTAYVCERGQVGTVGFEFPLNVHAWPDPATRSTWVQGFVVPAFAVDRPFALKKLTGLAG; encoded by the coding sequence ATGCCAAGTGCACTCTTACCGTCACTGAGCGGCCGCCAGCTCACCGTCGACGTCGCGCTCAACCAGCCGACCATCATCCGCAACCGCATCGCGCAGCTGATGGACGACCAGATCGTTCTCGACAAGCTGTTCCACGGATTCGGCGCCAGGGTGGAAGGCGGCGGAATCATCTACAGCGTCGTCCAAGCGTCGGACTTCTACACCAGCGACGTCGAAAAACGTGCACCCGGAGGCGAATACAAAGTCGTCGAGGGTGTCGACCCCGACCCGAAACTCGCCGTCGTCGCCGACTGGGGCGGCCGCTTTCAGGTGACCGATGAACAGCGCATCCGCAACGCGGTGTCCTACCTCGACCAGCAGAGCACGCAGCTGGCCAACACCCTGGCCCGCAAGCTCGATATCGCCGCACTCGCCGCCATCGAAGCCGCGATCGACAGCGCCAACACCGTCACGGGCAACAACTGGGGCGCTCAAGTGTTCGTCGGCCCGCTCGCCAGCATCACCGCCAGCGCCGCCCGACCAACCGCCGACTTCTCTGCCGCACAACTGAAATCGGATCTCCAGGAACTCGGCGTCAAACACAACCTGCTGATCGTGCACCCCAACGAGGCCGCCGCACTACGCACTGCGTACGCCGAAAACCTTGACGACATGCTCAAGTCAGCCGGGCTCGAACTATTCGCCAACCCGCGGATGACCGCCGGCACAGCCTATGTCTGCGAGCGCGGCCAGGTCGGCACCGTGGGATTCGAGTTCCCGCTCAACGTCCATGCCTGGCCCGATCCCGCCACCCGATCAACATGGGTGCAGGGATTCGTGGTACCCGCGTTCGCCGTTGACCGTCCGTTCGCACTCAAGAAATTGACCGGCCTCGCCGGATAG
- a CDS encoding phage protease, with protein sequence MAITLTDDQAASLLDMLGLPPDTTDVDTILATVQDLASDEQSEGDMAKPSAVAAAAKRIGFDVIETASLESLRRDATEGRQIKAAAEHAKIESTVDDAVRKGKITAARRKHWVALIGADPGMADVLASVPDETAVPLTAVGYGVDSESGLPADTTEWFR encoded by the coding sequence ATGGCAATCACCCTCACCGACGATCAAGCCGCATCGCTGCTCGACATGCTCGGCCTGCCCCCCGACACGACCGATGTCGACACCATCCTCGCGACGGTGCAAGACCTCGCCAGCGACGAGCAGAGCGAGGGCGACATGGCCAAGCCCTCCGCCGTCGCCGCCGCCGCCAAGCGCATCGGCTTCGACGTCATCGAAACCGCATCGCTGGAATCCCTACGCCGCGACGCCACCGAAGGCCGACAGATCAAAGCCGCGGCCGAGCACGCCAAGATCGAATCCACCGTCGACGACGCCGTACGCAAGGGCAAGATCACTGCCGCGCGCCGCAAGCACTGGGTCGCCCTCATCGGCGCCGACCCCGGCATGGCTGACGTGCTGGCGTCAGTACCCGACGAGACCGCGGTACCGCTCACCGCGGTCGGCTACGGCGTCGATAGCGAGTCAGGCCTACCCGCCGACACCACCGAGTGGTTCCGCTAA
- a CDS encoding DUF3800 domain-containing protein, protein MRNASHDHVDKKNWPARSRVDAPGHSIDLRHCQTMAIDFAGLIQSNTAPRAEFAYVDDSGDPGMANGSATFGLGCVVVPLDHWTVRLDVLVEMRRLIKDTYRIRFRDEVKGEWLVNVKKHFREQKLGDGQLRDIYRRHLNILPIVSSAAFAIVIRKDEILDRSKDPEALAWEFLLQRLRMRSRGTSAPIVVLHDQGSRDKELRKHVRRFRRHTFNPLGQHAEAPLIVEDPIPRDSQHSYFVQLADLCAYAATRKVIPAGGRRRSVCSEQMWDEAGAARLSEVSNSRNDGIVVWP, encoded by the coding sequence ATGCGCAACGCTTCCCACGACCACGTCGACAAGAAAAATTGGCCGGCCAGGTCCCGCGTCGATGCGCCCGGTCATTCCATTGATTTGCGACACTGCCAAACCATGGCCATTGATTTCGCCGGGTTGATCCAATCAAACACGGCGCCGCGCGCCGAGTTCGCCTACGTCGATGACAGTGGCGATCCCGGTATGGCCAATGGAAGTGCCACCTTCGGCCTCGGTTGCGTTGTTGTCCCGTTGGACCACTGGACGGTTCGATTGGACGTCTTAGTCGAGATGCGCCGCCTTATCAAAGACACCTACCGCATCCGCTTTCGTGATGAGGTGAAGGGCGAATGGCTCGTGAACGTAAAAAAGCACTTCCGCGAGCAGAAACTCGGAGACGGCCAATTACGCGATATCTATCGCCGACACCTCAACATATTGCCGATCGTCTCTTCGGCAGCCTTCGCGATTGTGATCCGCAAAGACGAGATTCTCGATCGGTCAAAGGATCCCGAGGCTCTCGCTTGGGAATTTCTGTTGCAACGGTTGCGCATGCGTTCACGCGGGACCTCCGCGCCGATCGTCGTTCTCCACGACCAGGGCAGCCGTGACAAAGAGCTGCGCAAACACGTCCGCCGGTTCCGCCGGCACACTTTCAATCCACTAGGCCAACATGCTGAGGCGCCGCTGATCGTCGAGGATCCGATTCCGCGCGACTCCCAGCACTCGTACTTTGTGCAGTTGGCCGACCTGTGCGCTTACGCGGCTACCCGAAAGGTTATTCCGGCCGGTGGCCGCCGCCGCAGCGTGTGCTCAGAACAGATGTGGGATGAGGCTGGCGCGGCCCGCCTGAGCGAGGTATCGAACTCACGCAACGACGGCATCGTCGTGTGGCCGTAA
- a CDS encoding pyridoxamine 5'-phosphate oxidase family protein, translating to MFGELTQPQIEELLGSEVIARIGCLADGRVYVVPVTYVYDGIYVWGHAMDGAKLQAMRAEPQVCVEVEKVEDLSNWRSVIAWGTFEECQGADWDAGMALLVERIMPLLTFPPHSPPPDLSGLRRGSVYRIRLDRKTGRFEKVSST from the coding sequence ATGTTCGGTGAACTGACCCAACCGCAAATCGAGGAGCTGCTGGGCTCCGAGGTGATCGCGCGGATCGGCTGCCTCGCCGACGGCCGGGTTTACGTAGTACCGGTGACCTACGTCTACGACGGAATTTACGTGTGGGGACACGCCATGGACGGCGCGAAGCTGCAGGCGATGCGAGCTGAACCACAGGTCTGCGTCGAAGTCGAGAAGGTCGAGGACCTGTCGAACTGGCGCAGCGTCATCGCCTGGGGAACCTTCGAGGAATGTCAGGGCGCAGACTGGGACGCGGGGATGGCCCTGTTGGTGGAGCGCATCATGCCGCTGCTGACGTTTCCCCCACACTCACCGCCGCCCGATCTGTCGGGGCTTCGGCGCGGATCGGTGTACCGAATCAGGTTGGACCGAAAAACTGGCCGGTTTGAGAAGGTCAGCAGTACCTGA
- a CDS encoding aminotransferase class I/II-fold pyridoxal phosphate-dependent enzyme: MDNDRHQKHRYRNNAKAVETGNPSWQAAADNLLLDNVVRYVGNDRVERISDGHRFVNMVSCSYLGLHTHPWVLEGARNAIESEQTITLPVSRLRIRLSILDELEAGLSQLYRARSVAALSASTASAAVLPLIASGHLTDDGKPRVMLFDKLSHFSLNYVKPICADEAPVYTCPHNDLDYIEDMCKKHDRVAYVADGAYSLGGVAPVKELMELQDRYGLFLFFDDSHSLAMYGRNGEGIVRSLLPNDLNPLTIVVASLGKAFGATGGVIMLGPEKHHDVLMRFGGPLAWSQAQNGPTIGACLGSLRVHNSPDLALRQHQLRSNAALFDSMIATPQAGLDTAIRVVEIGEEDRAIEASSRMLEAGFYTSAVFFPVTAKGHAGLRVMLRADNDPNDIRRFCESVGELTGSRSADLVGTSL; this comes from the coding sequence ATGGACAACGACCGACACCAGAAACATCGCTACCGCAACAACGCGAAGGCCGTCGAGACTGGCAACCCCTCCTGGCAGGCCGCGGCTGACAATCTCTTGCTGGACAACGTCGTCCGCTACGTCGGCAACGACCGGGTCGAACGAATCAGCGACGGGCACCGCTTTGTCAACATGGTGTCCTGCTCCTACCTCGGGTTGCACACCCATCCGTGGGTTCTGGAAGGCGCCCGCAACGCGATCGAGTCGGAACAGACCATCACGCTTCCCGTGTCGCGCCTGCGTATCCGGCTGTCCATCCTCGACGAACTCGAAGCCGGCCTCTCGCAGCTGTACCGCGCCCGAAGCGTTGCCGCACTGTCGGCGTCGACGGCCAGCGCAGCTGTCCTGCCCCTGATCGCCTCCGGTCACCTGACTGATGACGGCAAGCCGCGCGTCATGCTCTTCGACAAGTTGAGCCACTTCTCGCTGAACTACGTCAAACCCATCTGTGCTGACGAGGCACCGGTCTACACGTGCCCGCACAACGACCTCGACTACATCGAGGACATGTGCAAGAAGCACGATCGGGTGGCCTACGTCGCCGACGGCGCATACTCCCTGGGCGGCGTTGCGCCGGTGAAGGAATTGATGGAACTGCAGGACCGCTACGGTCTGTTCCTGTTCTTCGACGACTCCCACTCCTTGGCTATGTACGGCCGCAACGGTGAGGGCATCGTGCGCTCACTGCTGCCCAACGACCTCAATCCGCTGACCATCGTCGTCGCGTCTCTTGGGAAGGCCTTCGGTGCCACCGGCGGTGTCATCATGCTCGGACCCGAGAAGCACCACGACGTTTTGATGCGATTCGGCGGCCCGCTGGCGTGGTCGCAGGCCCAGAACGGCCCGACGATCGGCGCCTGCCTGGGGTCGTTGCGGGTGCACAACTCGCCGGATCTCGCACTGCGCCAACATCAGTTACGCAGCAACGCGGCCCTGTTCGACAGCATGATCGCCACCCCGCAGGCTGGCCTGGACACCGCGATTCGAGTGGTCGAGATCGGCGAGGAAGACAGAGCGATCGAGGCGTCGAGCCGAATGCTCGAAGCAGGCTTCTACACCTCAGCGGTCTTCTTCCCCGTCACTGCAAAGGGCCACGCCGGCCTGCGGGTCATGTTGCGCGCCGACAATGATCCCAACGACATTCGCCGATTCTGCGAGAGCGTCGGCGAGCTCACCGGATCGAGATCGGCAGACTTGGTGGGCACTTCGCTATGA
- a CDS encoding CoA ester lyase, translated as MTSSIDPERYRFALHSGADICTVDLEDAVPPDQRVQARRQAAEALAFPSPRAMRGLRINSVRSADGLRDILCIIDGQARPDTLLVPKVNSAEDLLILDELLGDQLAGITFLATIETAAGLAAVEEIAGATPRLRALVFGAADLSAELGVSMEWEPLLYARSRIVAAAAAGGIAAIDAPTFDLHDDRALLIDVRRGRNVGFTGKAAIHPRQVPVINAGFTPTSTEVDRARRIVRLADDHSGRIAVLDGQMLGPPMVNAANRILQLANVFNAHNDRDSYEPIGAAHGPRSRV; from the coding sequence ATGACGAGTTCGATCGACCCGGAGCGGTACCGATTCGCCCTGCACTCCGGCGCCGACATCTGCACCGTCGACCTCGAAGATGCGGTTCCGCCTGACCAGCGGGTCCAGGCGCGCCGTCAGGCGGCGGAGGCGCTGGCGTTCCCTTCGCCACGTGCGATGCGGGGTTTGCGGATCAACAGCGTCCGCAGCGCAGACGGGCTGCGCGACATCCTGTGCATCATCGACGGCCAAGCGCGGCCAGACACCCTGCTGGTCCCCAAAGTGAACAGTGCCGAAGACCTCCTCATCCTCGACGAGCTACTCGGTGACCAGCTCGCCGGCATCACGTTCCTGGCGACGATCGAGACCGCCGCGGGCCTGGCGGCCGTCGAAGAGATCGCCGGGGCCACGCCCCGGCTGCGGGCGCTGGTGTTCGGCGCCGCCGACCTCAGCGCAGAACTGGGCGTCTCGATGGAATGGGAGCCACTGCTGTATGCGCGCTCGCGCATCGTCGCGGCTGCCGCCGCGGGGGGCATCGCAGCCATCGATGCGCCGACATTCGACCTGCACGACGACCGGGCGCTGCTGATCGACGTGAGGCGTGGACGGAATGTGGGCTTCACCGGCAAGGCCGCGATCCACCCCCGCCAAGTGCCGGTGATCAACGCGGGCTTCACCCCTACGTCGACCGAGGTAGACCGTGCCCGCCGCATCGTTCGCCTGGCCGATGACCATTCCGGCAGGATCGCCGTCCTCGACGGCCAGATGTTGGGCCCACCCATGGTCAATGCAGCGAACCGAATCCTGCAGCTAGCCAATGTCTTTAACGCGCATAACGACCGAGATTCCTACGAGCCGATCGGAGCCGCACATGGACCACGTTCGCGCGTATAG
- a CDS encoding MaoC family dehydratase, translating to MTFEDVEVGTIVEHRPGRTITEADNTWMSLLSLNLHPLHIDAAYCQNTEWKKPLVSSLVTLSIVSGMSVQSTSARGLANLGWDSIRLVAPVFIGDTLYAETEYLDKRLSESRPHQGIVTCTTRGVKDDGTVFMTCQRSFLLPTRDHELEVHATY from the coding sequence GTGACATTCGAGGACGTCGAGGTCGGGACGATCGTCGAGCACCGGCCTGGCCGGACCATCACCGAAGCCGACAACACCTGGATGTCTCTCCTGTCGCTCAACCTGCATCCGCTACACATCGATGCCGCCTACTGCCAGAACACGGAATGGAAGAAGCCATTGGTGTCCAGCCTGGTGACGTTGTCCATCGTCTCGGGAATGAGTGTGCAGAGCACCAGCGCCCGCGGGCTGGCCAATCTTGGCTGGGACAGCATTCGTCTGGTCGCCCCGGTGTTCATCGGCGACACGCTCTACGCGGAGACCGAATACCTCGACAAGCGACTGTCGGAGTCTCGCCCGCACCAGGGGATCGTCACCTGCACCACGCGCGGTGTGAAGGACGACGGCACCGTCTTCATGACCTGTCAGCGTTCGTTCCTCCTACCCACTCGCGACCATGAACTCGAAGTTCATGCGACGTACTGA
- a CDS encoding ATP-grasp domain-containing protein encodes MPDKRYVVLVDSYGTIGTELAQGFRDAGFTPLRVQSTPQVPAGLRGLADNYPYSHNIVHHGDLAATVAELAPFHPVAVVAATEPAVELADALSETFHPTTGAPTNGTALSAARRDKYLMIEQIKRSGLLGARQLLVDSEEQLRAWHADIGGMVVVKPLRSAANDGVTWCRSPEESVTAFRLLNGRTGALSQSNDGVVAQECVVGAEYTVDTVSRDGIHHVTDIWQSHRICTSGIPDLLVAWRLLAATGQVQGQLVPYTFAVLDALGIQHGAAHTEVKLTTDGPCLIEVGARIAGANLPATARLATGRSQVDWTVDAYVRPGKFVETSGKPYALHQHVARTVMVAPHSGRLISYHSLEVIKELESFHDMQVRVNPGDHLPVTTDDLTYPVFVTLVHEVDEVVSRDLWTLRYLDGPSFYQTA; translated from the coding sequence GTGCCGGACAAACGATACGTCGTTCTGGTCGACAGCTACGGCACCATCGGAACCGAACTGGCACAGGGCTTCCGGGACGCAGGCTTCACGCCACTGCGCGTCCAGAGCACGCCGCAGGTGCCGGCCGGGCTGCGCGGACTGGCCGACAACTACCCCTATTCGCACAACATCGTCCACCACGGCGATCTGGCTGCAACAGTCGCAGAGTTGGCACCCTTCCATCCCGTCGCTGTCGTCGCCGCCACCGAACCCGCGGTTGAGCTCGCCGACGCACTCAGCGAGACCTTCCACCCGACAACCGGTGCGCCGACCAACGGCACGGCGCTCAGCGCCGCTCGACGCGACAAGTACCTGATGATCGAGCAGATAAAGCGCAGCGGCCTGCTCGGCGCCCGCCAACTCCTGGTGGACAGTGAGGAGCAATTGCGAGCCTGGCACGCCGATATCGGTGGCATGGTCGTAGTCAAACCGCTGCGCAGTGCTGCGAATGACGGCGTGACGTGGTGCCGCAGCCCCGAGGAATCCGTCACCGCCTTCCGGCTGCTCAACGGTCGCACAGGCGCTCTGTCGCAATCGAATGACGGAGTGGTGGCCCAGGAATGCGTCGTCGGCGCTGAATACACTGTCGATACCGTGAGCCGGGACGGCATTCACCACGTCACGGACATTTGGCAGAGTCACCGCATCTGCACCAGCGGAATTCCTGACCTCCTGGTTGCCTGGCGCTTGCTGGCAGCGACTGGACAGGTGCAAGGCCAGCTGGTGCCCTATACGTTCGCCGTACTCGATGCGCTCGGGATCCAGCATGGGGCCGCCCATACCGAGGTGAAACTGACCACCGACGGCCCCTGCCTGATCGAGGTGGGCGCCCGCATAGCGGGAGCGAATCTGCCGGCGACAGCACGCCTGGCCACCGGCCGATCCCAAGTCGACTGGACCGTGGACGCCTACGTCCGGCCCGGCAAGTTCGTCGAAACAAGCGGGAAACCCTATGCGCTACATCAGCATGTCGCGCGGACCGTCATGGTCGCGCCCCACAGTGGAAGATTGATCTCCTACCACAGCCTTGAAGTCATCAAAGAACTGGAGAGTTTCCACGATATGCAGGTGCGGGTGAATCCCGGCGACCACTTGCCGGTCACCACCGATGACCTCACCTACCCCGTCTTCGTCACCCTGGTGCATGAGGTCGACGAGGTGGTGTCCCGCGACTTGTGGACCCTCCGCTACCTGGATGGCCCGAGCTTCTACCAAACCGCTTAA